A genomic stretch from Clavelina lepadiformis chromosome 5, kaClaLepa1.1, whole genome shotgun sequence includes:
- the LOC143459266 gene encoding solute carrier family 2, facilitated glucose transporter member 10-like: MAETLMPKKIKFLTGLLATGGGILFGYDIGIIAGALKQLKLHFSLSCTMEEMIVSSMLLGALFGSIFGGYFIDKCGRKPSIIASSILYLAGALFLALAQNYVTLIIGRVMLGFAMSLAAASECVYVSELAPANIRGSLVSLNEFGITIGILLSYFMNVAFSNDLFNGWRFMFGLSSIGAFVVIFLILYLPPSPRYLLMKGQADAAKQTLRATRIHQTEQEERMIDQEFSRLESQFASAPALKCADLLGKRVRYPACIGALLVILQQSTGEPNVLFYANTILSNMGFRSDVAASLGAVGLGVAKVLATIVCFLLVDKWGRRTFLLAGSVAMAITILGLALLTLNSNLENTSICTDDHPNNTVAFNTSSSNAKSSDPTSPPLRYFALILLMIFIAAYSMSFGPVSWIVLSEIFPMQLRGRLFSFTTSLNWASNLVVSSTFLGFMKQTGGLTWPFLVNAFLCIVSVIFIYFVVPETRGKTLEGISALWDNGLQYKEKLCCCCKSKNDIHRTHLISASDSTDLDRF; the protein is encoded by the coding sequence ATGGCCGAGACTTTGATGCCTAAGAAGATCAAGTTCCTCACTGGATTGTTGGCTACAGGTGGAGGAATTTTGTTTGGCTATGACATAGGCATTATAGCAGGAGCCCTGAAGCAGTTAAAGTTGCATTTCTCTCTTTCATGCACAATGGAAGAAATGATAGTAAGCTCTATGTTGCTTGGTGCGCTGTTTGGATCAATTTTTGGTGGATACTTTATTGATAAATGTGGAAGGAAACCATCAATTATAGCATCAAGTATCCTTTATTTGGCTGGAGCATTATTTTTAGCTCTTGCGCAAAACTATGTTACCTTAATAATCGGAAGAGTGATGCTGGGTTTTGCTATGTCACTGGCAGCTGCATCCGAATGTGTTTATGTGTCCGAGCTAGCTCCAGCAAATATCAGGGGTTCCTTAGTTTCGTTAAATGAGTTTGGTATTACAATTGGAATTCtattgtcatattttatgAATGTAGCCTTTTCCAATGACTTATTTAATGGTTGGAGATTTATGTTTGGTCTTTCAAGCATTGGGGCCTTTGTTGtgatttttctgattttgtaCTTGCCACCTAGCCCAAGATATCTGCTTATGAAAGGACAAGCTGATGCTGCCAAACAAACATTACGTGCTACTAGAATTCATCAGACAGAACAAGAAGAGAGAATGATTGATCAAGAATTTTCACGCCTTGAAAGTCAATTTGCATCAGCTCCAGCTTTGAAGTGTGCAGATTTATTGGGCAAAAGAGTTCGTTATCCAGCCTGCATCGGGGCATTGTTGGttattttgcaacaaagtACAGGAGAACCAAATGTCTTATTTTATGCCAACACTATCTTGAGCAACATGGGATTTCGCTCGGATGTTGCTGCTTCTTTAGGAGCAGTTGGACTTGGTGTTGCAAAAGTACTTGCGACTATAGTGTGCTTTCTGCTGGTTGACAAGTGGGGTAGAAGGACCTTTCTTTTAGCTGGGTCTGTTGCAATGGCCATAACAATACTCGGTTTGGCCCTGTTAACGTTAAACAGCAATTTAGAAAACACTTCCATTTGCACTGATGATCATCCCAATAACACAGTTGCTTTTAACACATCGTCATCAAATGCTAAATCAAGTGACCCTACCAGCCCACCTTTAAGATATTTTGCTTTAATCTTGTTAATGATATTTATAGCAGCATATTCTATGAGTTTTGGTCCTGTATCCTGGATAGTTTTGAGCGAAATATTTCCAATGCAATTACGTGGAAGGCTGTTTTCATTTACCACCAGTTTGAATTGGGCTTCCAATTTAGTAGTTTCTTCAACATTTCTGGGGTTTATGAAACAGACTGGTGGACTAACTTGGCCTTTTTTGGTAAATGCTTTCTTATGCATTGTTTCCGTTATCTTTATCTATTTCGTAGTTCCCGAGACCCGAGGCAAAACACTTGAAGGCATTTCTGCTTTGTGGGACAATGGCTTGcaatataaagaaaaattatgcTGCTGTTGTAAATCAAAGAATGACATTCATCGAACACATCTCATTTCAGCAAGTGACAGCACTGATCTTGAtagattttga
- the LOC143459265 gene encoding ubiquitin carboxyl-terminal hydrolase 1-like, translating into MRFDVKEDVSEKKVFIPFIGLRNMGNTCYLNSILQILYHCPEFGLELLKSIDCLQQEQQKTRNYNNVCLKTDLERSIKLMKELNALFHNISENQRKLQQQQQSFHEQELIEISAICPELLVNSLRDVYPIFEPYTQQDAQECFHCILNVCKSALSAFCAKEDNAKAFPQGAQKITHKMLGGRRLIPSQVLTAAENKKVDVTTEPLLKKQPAVPQPKPRKSCRKGRHNHNEGNTIGDEENTLSSPHKETSMSSPSGCFDRIKRKRKVLNKDSQKLSATNSNQKQFIVKLGKDDESSTDCKIPPAKRSRVGFLKSSSHKTMPAMFSSLMSKKTNAIHEESKTVQNVQPSLKNEPSNSTSDNQPSKQQMKFNSSSSVFHNMCQSNEDETSTSGQQSCTGNFIEQLFQGELLSTTRCMECENEVKRDEKFQDISLPVKESSLGTRDQLSGFMKQDLMENSVCSEDQKCSLSWALSEFTATETMDGENKYFCDFCSRLSEGERRIRFKRLPPILAFHLKRFSTTNGTSLDFTTSVTKINSPFQIPKTMQFREWCCTNCIEKDLKYELFGIVVHSGTTITGGHYLSYVKCKRNNYADLVKYEGKWLELDDEHCRMLSEDQVNAALLDGDFELHARSPYMLFYNRVESAC; encoded by the exons ATGCGGTTTGATGTAAAAGAAGATGTTAGTGaaaagaaagtttttattcCATTTATTGGACTTCGAAATATGGGAAATACATGCTATTTAAACAGCATTTTACAg ATTTTATACCATTGCCCTGAGTTTGGCTTGGAGCTACTGAAATCGATTGACTGTTTGCAACAAGAGCAACAGAAAACAAGGAACTATAATAATGTATGCCTTAAAACTGATTTGGAAAGAAGTATTAAATTAATGAAAG AATTAAATGCACTATTCCACAATATCAGtgaaaatcaaagaaaacttcaacaacaacaacaaagttttcATGAACAGGAACTTATTGAAATTTCTGCCATTTGTCCAGAATTGCTCGTCAATTCTTTAAG GGATGTTTATCCTATATTTGAGCCATACACACAGCAAGATGCCCAGGAGTGTTTTCATTGTATACTCAATGTATGCAAATCAGCATTGTCCGCTTTTTGTGCAAAAGAAGATAATGCTAAG gCATTTCCACAAGGTGCACAAAAGATAACTCACAAGATGTTAGGAGGCAGAAGACTGATCCCGAGTCAGGTGTTAACTGCTGCAGAGAACAAAAAAGTTGATGTTACAACAGAGCCACTTCTCAAGAAACAACCAGCTGTTCCTCAACCAAAACCCCGTAAATCCTGTAGAAAAGGGAGACATAACCATAATGAAGGCAATACTATCGGTGATGAAGAAAACACATTGTCATCACCTCATAAGGAAACTTCTATGTCATCTCCTTCTGGATGCTTTGATAGAATCAAAAGAAAGCGTAAAGTTCTAAATAAAGACTCCCAAAAACTCTCAGCAACAAACAGTAACCAGAAGCAATTTATTGTCAAACTAGGCAAAGACGATGAAAGCAGCACTGATTGCAAAATACCTCCAGCGAAGAGATCTCGGGTTGGTTTCTTAAAAAGTTCCAGTCATAAAACAATGCCAGCTATGTTCAGTTCTCTTATGTCTAAAAAGACTAATGCTATACACGAAGAAAGCAAAACTGTCCAAAATGTGCAGCCATCACTGAAAAATGAACCATCGAATTCAACTTCAGATAACCAACCCTCGAAGCAACAAATGAAGTTCAATTCCAGTAGTTCAGTTTTCCACAATATGTGCCAATCAAACGAAGATGAGACCAGTACATCAGGACAACAAAGTTGTACTGGAAACTTCATAGAACAGCTTTTTCAGGGTGAACTCCTCTCAACAACCAGATGCATGGAGTGTGAAAACGAGGTCAAAAGAGACGAAAAATTCCAG gaCATAAGTTTGCCTGTGAAAGAATCCTCGCTAGGAACTCGTGATCAACTAAGTGGGTTTATGAAACAAGATTTGATGGAAAATTCTGTTTGTAGTGAG GATCAGAAGTGTAGCTTGTCCTGGGCCTTATCAGAATTCACTGCCACAGAAACCATGGATGgagaaaataaatatttttgtgatttctgCTCCAG ACTTTCTGAAGGAGAAAGAAGAATTCGCTTTAAACGATTACCGCCTATTCTTGCATTCCACTTGAAGCGATTCTCAACAACAAATGGAACCTCACTGGATTTTACCACATCT GTGACCAAGATAAATAGTCCatttcaaattcccaaaacaatgcaatttaGGGAATGGTGCTGCACCAACTGCATTGAGAAAGATTTAAAGTATGAACTGTTCGGTATCGTTGTACACAGTGGCACAACAATCACTGGGGGTCATTACTTGTCATACGTTAAGTGCAAGAGAAATAATTATGCAG ATTTAGTAAAATATGAGGGAAAATGGTTGGAGTTAGATGATGAACACTGTCGTATGTTATCTGAAGATCAAGTTAATGCAGCATTGCTTGATGGAGATTTCGAACTTCACGCCAGATCACCATACATGCTATTTTACAATCGTGTCGAATCTGCCTGTTGA